In a genomic window of Thermincola ferriacetica:
- a CDS encoding cytochrome c3 translates to MERDSGQQINFWKKSFQNKVLLLVLIALAVIVIGTGATLKASDKPAFCTNCHIMNTYYKSYSESNLLANKHAKAGLVCHDCHETSITAKINEGIKYITNDFKTPMKQRRYSKELCLKCHNDFDKIIEKTQSLEEANPHESHFGSQECYECHSMHRQSNVMCSRCHQFPWYKDLDSSWKQSGK, encoded by the coding sequence ATGGAAAGGGACAGTGGGCAACAAATAAATTTTTGGAAAAAGTCCTTCCAAAATAAGGTACTGCTATTGGTTCTTATCGCTCTAGCAGTTATTGTGATCGGAACGGGTGCAACTTTGAAGGCAAGCGACAAACCTGCTTTTTGTACTAACTGCCATATTATGAATACTTATTATAAATCATATAGTGAGAGCAATTTACTGGCCAATAAACATGCTAAAGCAGGTCTAGTTTGTCACGATTGTCACGAAACCTCAATTACAGCCAAGATAAATGAAGGTATTAAGTATATAACTAATGATTTTAAAACACCAATGAAGCAAAGACGATATTCTAAGGAATTATGTTTAAAATGCCATAATGATTTTGACAAAATAATAGAAAAAACGCAAAGTTTGGAAGAAGCTAATCCCCATGAATCACACTTTGGTAGTCAGGAATGCTATGAGTGTCATAGCATGCACAGGCAATCAAATGTAATGTGCTCCAGATGCCATCAATTCCCATGGTATAAAGACCTGGATTCCAGTTGGAAACAAAGCGGAAAATAA